Proteins found in one Moritella sp. Urea-trap-13 genomic segment:
- a CDS encoding TM2 domain-containing protein — translation MKGSILEFNIGSKKGIISNEDGCRYTFTMDQWRDKSSPRVGSKVKCTLESGQLAKIRMTTLGKSKKIWAVLLSFFFGAVGAHKFYLGYNKQGLCMLLLFVFGYVLLGLPSMVIAVIAMVEFLIYVCKSDVEFERDYVLENRPWF, via the coding sequence ATGAAGGGATCGATCCTGGAGTTTAATATTGGAAGTAAAAAAGGGATTATTTCCAATGAGGATGGATGTCGTTATACCTTTACTATGGATCAGTGGCGCGATAAGAGCAGCCCTCGGGTTGGTAGTAAAGTGAAGTGCACGTTAGAGTCTGGTCAACTGGCTAAGATCAGGATGACAACTCTAGGTAAATCCAAGAAAATATGGGCGGTATTATTATCTTTTTTCTTTGGTGCTGTTGGCGCGCATAAGTTCTATTTAGGCTATAACAAACAGGGCCTGTGTATGCTGTTATTGTTTGTATTTGGTTATGTGTTACTGGGTTTACCTTCGATGGTTATCGCGGTAATTGCTATGGTTGAATTCCTTATTTATGTGTGTAAATCAGATGTCGAATTTGAACGTGATTATGTGCTAGAAAACCGTCCTTGGTTCTAG
- a CDS encoding multidrug effflux MFS transporter yields MTQNNTPSIVMNEVTSGSKTNTTHKEHTESTDTAGKMSKTLILTLAAVFALTPFTIDSYLPAMPTMAKAMGVDISLMSVTVSLYIFGLAIGQLIGGPLSDKKGRGFAMITGLAIFAIASLLLTTAAQIEVLWLWRVVQAIGGGMAVVGVPATIRDTCSGKEAAKLFSLIALIMMIAPSIAPTVGTIIMTVADWRWIFYGLAIIAVLVAILVMCFMPKATNKVEVTLQPGEIKQKIGLLSVFSEKRALGFMVAQAFAYSVMMIFLTNASMMYMEVFGQTPQQFSVLFFANICGLVVVNRGNSFLLAKFEPEALLKAFLSLQVLGGIILVTASVMVPDALYVTVAGFVIAISANGAVISNASACFMKRFGRNAGSASAVLGAAQYTVGGTVSALSAFISMGSVQPVVIIMLISSITALTGATIAARYSRSSQAQ; encoded by the coding sequence ATGACACAAAACAACACACCCTCAATCGTCATGAATGAGGTAACTAGCGGTAGCAAGACTAATACAACCCATAAAGAACACACTGAAAGCACAGATACTGCAGGAAAAATGAGTAAGACGTTAATATTAACGCTGGCTGCTGTATTTGCATTAACCCCTTTTACGATTGACAGTTACTTACCTGCGATGCCGACAATGGCAAAAGCAATGGGTGTTGATATCTCTTTGATGTCAGTTACGGTCAGTTTATATATTTTTGGTTTGGCGATAGGGCAGTTAATTGGCGGTCCTTTGTCTGACAAAAAAGGCCGTGGTTTTGCCATGATCACTGGTTTAGCTATATTCGCGATTGCCAGTTTATTGTTAACGACGGCAGCACAGATAGAAGTGTTGTGGTTATGGCGAGTAGTGCAAGCGATTGGTGGTGGTATGGCTGTTGTTGGCGTACCTGCAACAATTCGCGATACCTGCAGTGGTAAAGAAGCCGCGAAGTTGTTCTCATTGATCGCGCTTATTATGATGATCGCGCCTTCTATTGCCCCGACAGTGGGGACTATTATCATGACGGTAGCGGATTGGCGTTGGATCTTTTATGGATTAGCAATCATTGCTGTGCTGGTGGCTATTTTGGTTATGTGCTTCATGCCCAAGGCAACTAATAAAGTTGAAGTTACACTGCAGCCAGGTGAAATTAAGCAAAAGATTGGTTTATTGTCGGTGTTTAGTGAAAAACGTGCGTTAGGGTTTATGGTCGCCCAAGCCTTTGCTTATTCGGTCATGATGATCTTTTTAACCAATGCCTCGATGATGTACATGGAAGTATTTGGTCAAACACCACAGCAATTTTCGGTGTTATTCTTTGCCAATATTTGTGGTTTGGTTGTTGTTAACCGTGGCAATTCGTTTTTATTAGCAAAATTTGAACCTGAGGCGTTATTAAAAGCCTTTTTGAGCTTACAAGTACTTGGTGGAATCATATTAGTAACGGCCTCTGTTATGGTTCCTGACGCGTTATATGTGACTGTCGCTGGCTTTGTTATTGCTATCTCAGCTAACGGCGCGGTTATATCCAATGCTAGTGCCTGTTTTATGAAGCGCTTTGGTCGTAATGCGGGCTCTGCTTCTGCAGTATTAGGGGCAGCGCAATATACCGTGGGCGGTACTGTGAGTGCGTTATCCGCATTTATTAGTATGGGGTCGGTACAACCTGTGGTGATCATTATGTTAATTTCATCAATCACGGCATTGACTGGGGCTACAATTGCGGCTCGTTATTCGCGTAGCTCGCAAGCACAGTAG
- a CDS encoding MarR family winged helix-turn-helix transcriptional regulator, with product MANDINEIVKAMEDNWPECAETVSPALLRLLQVSNLCSQQMETLVGSHELQRAEFGVLATLRRSSIPYCLSPTALYQSMIFSSGGLTKVLNRLSQAELIARIDNPEDKRSKLVLLTSKGKQLIETVMPELHQKERNTLSVLSADELQQLDALMQRVLASIN from the coding sequence ATGGCAAATGACATAAACGAGATTGTAAAAGCGATGGAAGATAACTGGCCCGAATGTGCTGAAACTGTATCACCGGCGTTATTACGCTTACTGCAAGTCAGCAACCTATGCAGTCAGCAGATGGAGACATTAGTAGGCAGTCATGAGTTACAACGTGCAGAGTTTGGGGTGTTGGCAACATTAAGACGTAGCTCTATTCCCTACTGTCTATCACCAACGGCATTGTATCAATCGATGATATTTAGCTCGGGTGGCCTCACTAAAGTATTGAATCGTTTAAGCCAGGCTGAGTTAATTGCAAGAATTGATAATCCAGAAGATAAGCGCAGCAAATTGGTGCTGCTCACCAGTAAAGGTAAGCAGTTAATTGAGACCGTTATGCCTGAGTTGCACCAAAAAGAAAGAAACACCTTAAGTGTATTATCGGCAGATGAGCTGCAACAACTCGATGCATTGATGCAGCGGGTATTAGCAAGCATCAACTAA
- a CDS encoding HPP family protein, whose translation MKVRDIMANNVICISHKASLKDAHELMQTRGVRHLPVISETDGSLVGVLTHKKMIGAVISMINKYGTDSLARKERGQLIEDLMETDFQKLTEDEPLKVVVEYFIDNKLGCLPVIDNENNVIGIVTSSDFVKLCAHLLNK comes from the coding sequence ATGAAAGTAAGAGACATAATGGCGAACAATGTTATTTGTATCAGTCATAAAGCAAGTTTAAAAGACGCACATGAACTAATGCAAACTCGTGGCGTACGTCACTTACCTGTTATCTCCGAAACTGATGGTTCCTTGGTTGGTGTGCTAACCCATAAAAAGATGATCGGCGCAGTCATTTCAATGATCAACAAATACGGTACCGATTCACTTGCGAGAAAAGAACGTGGTCAGTTAATCGAAGACTTGATGGAGACAGATTTTCAAAAGCTAACTGAAGATGAACCATTGAAAGTTGTTGTTGAATACTTCATTGATAATAAGCTTGGTTGCCTACCGGTTATTGATAATGAAAATAACGTGATTGGTATTGTGACTTCATCTGATTTTGTTAAATTATGTGCGCATTTACTTAATAAATAA
- a CDS encoding DNA replication terminus site-binding protein — MTDIKSLFDQLTANLQQLEKLLATTKPVQALVSRIPAVLKGQEQAVINQIIPELATDMLAMKLTAEAFKDIHIKHPFSQKSARRYVGIIHLHPEHKNSAKIVTQISAINTIKANIEQAVVSENDTRQTRFSAIHDNCPGVMTVHLYRKIHCLENEGVKSVRFSWQRKDSLHQPDKIKLLGEINAEIDRATPDNQLALTQLHQKIATTAEPELRIRRPVKVQPAANIVRVTGLKTVTAPLPIIVVQEQPIEANAVAEFIASQMRKQRSDKRKNVILGTFSGKTIEKVMA, encoded by the coding sequence ATGACTGATATTAAAAGCTTATTTGATCAACTTACCGCAAACTTGCAGCAACTAGAAAAACTATTAGCAACAACAAAACCAGTGCAAGCATTAGTCAGCCGGATCCCTGCGGTATTAAAAGGCCAAGAACAAGCGGTTATTAACCAAATCATTCCCGAGTTAGCCACCGATATGTTGGCCATGAAGTTGACTGCCGAAGCGTTTAAAGATATCCACATTAAACACCCTTTCTCGCAAAAATCAGCGCGTCGCTACGTGGGGATTATTCATTTACACCCAGAGCACAAGAATAGCGCGAAGATTGTGACGCAAATTAGCGCGATTAATACCATCAAAGCGAACATCGAACAGGCGGTTGTTAGCGAGAATGATACGCGTCAAACACGGTTCAGTGCTATTCATGATAATTGCCCTGGGGTCATGACAGTACACTTGTACCGCAAGATACATTGCTTAGAAAATGAAGGCGTTAAATCGGTACGTTTCAGTTGGCAGCGTAAAGATTCATTACACCAACCTGATAAGATAAAATTGTTAGGGGAAATAAACGCAGAGATAGACAGAGCAACGCCAGATAATCAATTGGCATTAACGCAGTTACATCAAAAAATAGCCACGACAGCAGAGCCTGAACTGCGCATACGCAGACCAGTGAAAGTGCAACCAGCGGCAAATATTGTAAGAGTAACAGGGTTAAAAACAGTAACCGCCCCATTGCCGATAATTGTGGTTCAAGAACAACCAATAGAAGCCAATGCAGTAGCTGAATTTATAGCGTCGCAAATGCGCAAGCAACGCTCAGACAAACGTAAGAATGTTATTTTAGGCACTTTTTCGGGTAAGACAATTGAAAAGGTGATGGCTTAA